One window from the genome of Oscillospiraceae bacterium encodes:
- a CDS encoding YifB family Mg chelatase-like AAA ATPase, giving the protein MFSVFSFGTFGMDSYVVRVEADYARGMFSFDVVGLPDAAVQESKERVRAAIRNSGFEMPIGHYVVNLSPADVRKAGPVYDLPILMAILADSGQIEFDAKQNAFIGELSLDGELRPVRGIVGMLIAAREAGYQNVFIPEGNRDEGGAIEGITVYPAKSVNQIYAHLKGGPQIESAVFLDENTSESAFLDFSEVKGQYEAKRALEIAVAGAHNVLMIGPPGSGKSMLAKRIPTIMPPMTLDESLETTKIFSLAGQLHGGASLIKTRPFRAPHHTISTAGLSGGGKIPGPGEISLAHNGVLFLDEFPEFSRQAMEVLRQPIEDGTVMISRASGSVRFPCNMMLVAAMNPCPCGFFGHPSKKCICSVSAVEKYLAKLSGPMLDRIDIHIEVPQVEYEQLSSKSGEEKSAEIAKRVLKAREIQRERFGGAVRSNADMTPALLEQYCALEPKADELMHRAFDRLGLSARGHDRLLKVARTIADLDESEAIKPDHIAEAVQYRGLERKYWHRQRL; this is encoded by the coding sequence TTGTTCTCTGTTTTTTCTTTCGGCACTTTCGGGATGGACAGCTATGTAGTCCGGGTAGAAGCGGATTATGCCAGAGGCATGTTTTCGTTTGACGTCGTCGGACTGCCCGATGCTGCCGTACAGGAATCGAAAGAACGGGTTCGGGCGGCCATACGAAACAGCGGGTTTGAGATGCCGATCGGTCATTATGTGGTCAATCTTTCACCCGCCGACGTCAGAAAAGCCGGACCGGTCTATGATCTGCCGATTCTGATGGCGATTTTGGCTGACAGCGGGCAGATCGAATTCGACGCCAAACAAAACGCCTTTATCGGTGAGCTCTCTCTTGACGGTGAACTGCGCCCGGTGCGCGGCATTGTCGGAATGCTGATTGCGGCGCGGGAAGCTGGTTATCAAAACGTGTTCATCCCCGAAGGCAACCGCGACGAGGGCGGCGCAATTGAGGGCATCACCGTGTATCCGGCGAAAAGCGTCAATCAGATTTATGCGCATTTAAAAGGCGGGCCGCAGATTGAATCCGCCGTATTCTTGGATGAAAATACTTCAGAAAGCGCATTTTTGGATTTCTCCGAAGTCAAAGGGCAATATGAAGCCAAACGGGCGCTTGAAATCGCGGTGGCCGGTGCGCACAACGTGCTGATGATCGGGCCCCCGGGCAGCGGAAAGAGTATGCTGGCAAAGCGGATTCCGACCATCATGCCGCCGATGACCCTTGACGAGTCGCTTGAAACGACGAAGATTTTCTCCCTTGCCGGGCAGTTGCACGGCGGCGCAAGCCTGATCAAGACGAGGCCTTTCCGGGCGCCGCACCACACGATTTCGACCGCAGGGCTTTCAGGCGGCGGCAAAATTCCGGGACCCGGCGAGATTTCGCTCGCGCATAACGGCGTATTGTTTTTGGACGAGTTCCCGGAGTTTTCCCGGCAGGCCATGGAAGTGCTGCGCCAGCCGATCGAGGACGGCACGGTGATGATCTCGCGGGCAAGCGGCAGCGTGCGGTTTCCATGCAACATGATGCTGGTTGCAGCGATGAACCCCTGCCCCTGCGGCTTTTTCGGGCATCCCAGCAAGAAGTGCATCTGCTCAGTGAGCGCCGTCGAAAAGTATCTGGCGAAATTGTCCGGGCCGATGCTCGACCGGATCGACATCCATATTGAGGTACCGCAGGTGGAATACGAACAGCTTTCCTCGAAATCGGGCGAAGAAAAAAGCGCGGAAATCGCAAAGCGCGTCTTGAAGGCGCGGGAGATTCAGAGGGAACGGTTCGGCGGCGCCGTCCGAAGCAACGCAGATATGACTCCCGCCCTGCTCGAGCAATATTGCGCGCTTGAACCGAAAGCAGACGAGCTGATGCACCGCGCGTTCGACCGGCTGGGGTTATCGGCGCGCGGACATGACCGACTGCTCAAAGTGGCGCGCACCATTGCAGACCTCGACGAAAGCGAGGCCATCAAGCCCGACCATATTGCCGAGGCAGTACAGTATCGGGGACTGGAACGGAAATATTGGCACAGGCAGAGGTTATAA